The proteins below are encoded in one region of Misgurnus anguillicaudatus chromosome 24, ASM2758022v2, whole genome shotgun sequence:
- the LOC141361683 gene encoding uncharacterized protein has product MEPRFRRRADGSLNLSDTLEAAKVKEANKGKPYTRPLSPEAVLDKAKKSLSQHHGDPANRKHLLGFFEIQFGIFRGQTFRWVAENALGYAAYLVASMKRDPTGGSKDSQEHAHNKGSFREYIELFPSGKIAIAMKEEQNDAKASKHDAPTQQAAPTQHAAPTQHAAPTQHAAPTQHAAPTQHAAPTQHAAPTQHAAPTQHAATTHASTASLRSLLVGKLPDQRTLTKTIKRMVSPIKTTPSLAQARARPSATLTHPTVSIEGATGLTATLTDPTVSIEATAGPSATLTHPSVSTEIDDSTLLAEATMFEEAHVASKRVCLPAGWIHTLPEVDQRWISKALFRWAAPGRPELIYNRVDKLWWYPPPVPLKTSSAPSLENYFGHPLLLWMPRKLWQLKLTCPHPDCQKDLLTSAGLHQKIRVVIALNSVYFVASEYLACRRCKRKVISWSHDIVSQLDIGHRVQFPCILTSKLACDFQVVCLMRQRGLGNSSSQIQRKLQERHAEVWLQKTVQYLTDCKGIASAVTSSLILPVTFEPLPPMPSVPKHRWLMQVYAQDVLQRLDEIKAAITSQYGRILKMDSTKKVARKLAGPSYGTAAWATNVGNEHGQVIMSVLTASEGFGLGPMIEGLIRRYRVAGVAPPEVLYVDRDCCGNTLLRRMFEEWEQMTIRLDIWHFMRRFSVGCTTDCHPLYATFMSRLSHCIFMWDQDDLTALKMAKRAELEADWRPSSEADVLRRISRSELALHCRRTTRGTKETLKMIESLIQAFEGDAGRDTLGVPLINSARMTEIIKSQRKHVACIQDPQGVQLYMQTGTLMKGGHRLPTYRCARGSTSLESFHLHLNRFIPGK; this is encoded by the exons aTGGAGCCTCGCTTCAGGAGACGGGCTGATGGCAGCCTGAATCTTTCGGACACACTGGAAGCAGCAAAGGTGAAGGAAGCCAACAAAGGAAAGCCTTACACAAGACCCCTGTCCCCGGAGGCTGTGCTGGACAAGGCCAAGAAAAGCTTAAGTCAGCACCATGGAGATCCAGCTAACAGAAAGCACCTGCTGGGTTTCTTTGAAATCCAGTTTGGTATCTTTCGTGGGCAAACATTCAGGTGGGTTGCAGAAAATGCACTAGGGTATGCTGCTTACCTGGTTGCATCTATGAAGAGGGACCCCACAGGAGGCAGCAAAGACTCTCAAGAACATGCCCACAACAAGGGGAGTTTCAGGGAGTATATTGAGCTCTTTCCTTCTGGCAAAATTGCCATTGCTATGAAGGAAGAGCAAAATGATGCAAAAGCTTCCAAGCACGATGCCCCTACTCAGCAAGCTGCACCCACCCAGCACGCTGCACCCACCCAGCACGCTGCACCCACCCAGCACGCTGCACCCACCCAGCACGCTGCACCTACCCAGCACGCTGCACCCACCCAGCACGCTGCACCTACCCAGCACGCTGCACCCACCCAGCACGCTGCCACCACCCATGCTTCCACTGCCTCTCTACGCTCCCTCTTGGTTGGGAAGTTGCCTGACCAAAGAACCCTGACCAAGACCATAAAAAGGATGGTTTCCCCCATCAAAACCACACCTT ctTTGGCCCAGGCACGTGCACGACCCTCTGCCACCCTCACCCATCCAACTGTGTCCATTGAGGGAGCCACAGGGCTCACAGCCACCCTCACCGACCCGACTGTGTCCATTGAAGCCACCGCAGGGCCCTCAGCCACCCTAACCCACCCCTCTGTGTCCACTGAGATAGATGACAGCACACTGCTGGCAGAGGCAACTATGTTTGAGGAGGCACATGTGGCAT cAAAACGAGTCTGTCTTCCAGCTGGATGGATACACACCCTGCCTGAAGTAGACCAAAGGTGGATATCCAAGGCCCTGTTCAGGTGGGCTGCACCAGGCCGTCCTGAGCTGATCTATAACAGGGTGGACAAACTTTGGTGGTATCCTCCACCGGTACCACTGAAGACCAGTAGTGCTCCTTCCTTGGAGAATTACTTTGGCCATCCTCTGCTGCTCTGGATGCCACGAAAGCTGTGGCAATTGAAGCTGACCTGTCCACATCCAGACTGTCAGAAAGACCTTCTGACCTCAGCTGGCCTGCATCAAAAGATCAGGGTCGTGATTGCTTTGAATAGTGTGTACTTTGTGGCATCTGAGTACCTGGCCTGCCGAAGATGTAAGAGAAAGGTCATCAGCTGGAGCCATGATATCGTCTCCCAACTCGACATTGGCCACAGAGTGCAGTTCCCCTGCATTCTAACCTCAAAACTTGCATGTGACTTTCAGGTAGTATGTTTGATGCGTCAACGAGGCCTGGGAAACAGCAGCAGCCAGATCCAGCGCAAGCTGCAGGAGCGTCATGCTGAGGTCTGGTTGCAAAAAACAGTCCAATATCTTACAGATTGCAAGGGGATTGCCAGTGCTGTCACATCAAGCCTGATACTGCCTGTGACATTTGAACCGCTTCCTCCAATGCCTTCTGTCCCTAAGCACCGGTGGCTGATGCAGGTCTATGCCCAGGATGTCCTGCAACGGCTGGATGAGATCAAGGCCGCTATAACATCACAATATGGTCGGATCTTAAAAATGGATTCCACAAAAAAAGTAGCCAGAAAACTAGCAGGACCCAGCTATGGCACCGCTGCCTGGGCAACCAATGTTGGAAATGAGCATGGACAGGTGATCATGTCCGTGCTCACAGCAAGTGAGGGTTTTGGTCTTGGGCCAATGATTGAAGGCCTCATTAGGAGATACAGAGTGGCTGGGGTAGCTCCTCCCGAGGTACTGTATGTGGACCGAGACTGCTGTGGCAACACTCTTCTGAGGAGGATGTTTGAAGAGTGGGAGCAAATGACCATCCGGTTGGATATATGGCACTTTATGCGGAGATTTTCTGTGGGTTGCACCACCGACTGTCACCCGTTATATGCCACATTTATGAGTCGCCTCAGCCACTGTATTTTCATGTGGGACCAGGACGACCTGACGGCCCTGAAGATGGCAAAGCGTGCAGAGCTAGAAGCTGACTGGAGACCATCATCTGAAGCTGATGTACTGCGCCGTATCAGCCGTAGCGAGCTAGCCCTACATTGCAGGAGAACCACTCGTGGGACCAAGGAGACCCTGAAGATGATTGAGAGCCTCATTCAGGCCTTTGAAGGAGATGCTGGTCGTGACACTCTGGGAGTCCCTTTAATAAACTCAGCCCGGATGACTGAGATCATAAAGTCCCAGCGAAAGCATGTGGCCTGCATCCAGGATCCTCAAGGTGTGCAGCTCTACATGCAGACGGGCACTTTAATGAAGGGAGGGCATCGTCTGCCAACTTACCGCTGTGCCAGAGGTTCTACTTCGCTGGAGTcttttcatctgcacctcaaCAGATTCATCCCAGGTAAGTAA
- the LOC129418280 gene encoding uncharacterized protein: MYLYDFFNVQARDTFFQAYLLDGLARWNEDRAVAATTDEQQPHSYSHLLRHAANILSEEVMGMKISPYVGPRKYTGELIGVEYLYQQTGKVLQDYRLAIEESETTEVAIEVEEAYDELEEFQDITVPTFDTERIPSAASQASVSAASSSTPPATRPKSSLYVSPVRSPVTSSTSSLSVVPPIPVTSSVSSSLHTQPALSPGAHSSPGNQGSTETDLPTSEENPSHDDCVGPDNIEGYGAVQDLAEYLFNLREHRLALTGEESDQIINLWQAFGEFDKKKTTYSPRHQTNLKQGRFRASKKNVAPGVESTRRCFIGPHSPAQRPDCNRVVEGIFIRLCALYQNAVRVNGERVTRFTMIARVYRHIRECILTNDRVMRETTIQLPQMNASTISDWFSKRDKSQDVGVTKQGINFPDAPMAGPEKLPAALQKGPTLFPGSLAEPHLFVLPRNTAGEAKLKRRSQPPAISQAPPSHQRLPIIAPAIPVSLPFILPSLQLPTVVDTPSSVPGTSQVVFFNVPLPSAMPPSAQTQTSSQAVPYSTQQYRKRKQMREDTGTVTRKYVRKTDVILCRKCNKERKPPSHLQYFGNWYCKETETQSYAEWRAVLEGRGYGKKKTGNDNPPAP, translated from the exons atgtatttatatgatttttttaatgtacaggCACGCGACACCTTTTTTCAGGCGTATCTTTTGGATGGACTTGCAAGGTGGAATGAGGACCGGGCTGTGGCAGCAACAACTGATGAGCAGCAGCCACATTCCTATAGTCATCTTCTCCGTCATGCTGCCAATATTCTTTCAGAGGAGGTCATGGGCATGAAAATCAGCCCTTATGTTGGGCCAAGAAAGTACACTG gtgaACTTATCGGAGTAGAGTATCTTTACCAGCAAACTGGTAAAGTTCTGCAGGACTACAGGTTGGCCATTGAAGAGTCTGAGACCACTGAGGTTGCTATAGAGGTGGAGGAAGCTTATGATGAACTTGAGGAGTTTCAAGACATCACTGTCCCCACCTTTGACACAGAGCGGATACCTTCTGCTGCTTCACAAGCATCAGTGTCTGCAGCATCATCTTCAACCCCTCCGGCAACCAGACCCAAGTCATCACTGTATGTGTCACCAGTGAGATCTCCTGTCACCAGCTCTACGTCATCACTGTCTGTGGTCCCTCCAATACCAGTCACATCTTCTGTTTCCAGCTCACTGCACACTCAGCCAGCACTATCTCCTGGCGCACATAGCT CCCCAGGTAACCAAGGGTCCACAGAAACTGACCTTCCAACATCTGAAGAGAACCCTTCGCATGAT GATTGTGTTGGACCCGATAATATTGAAGGTTATGGAGCTGTGCAGGACTTGGCAGAGTATTTGTTCAACCTTAGAGAACACCGTCTGGCCTTAACTGGAGAAGAGTCTGATCAAATCATCAACCTATGGCAGGCATTTGGGGAGTTTGATAAGAAAAAGACCACTTACTCGCCACGTCACCAAACCAACCTAAAACAGGGACGATTCAGGGCCAGTAAGAAGAATGTGGCACCAGGTGTGGAGAGCACCAGAAG GTGTTTCATTGGGCCTCATAGTCCTGCACAGAGGCCTGACTGCAACAGAGTGGTGGAGGGCATCTTCATAAGGCTCTGTGCTCTCTACCAAAACGCGGTGCGTGTTAATGGAGAGAGGGTCACCCGCTTCACAATGATTGCACGGGTCTACAGACATATCCGAGAGTGCATCCTCACCAATGATAGGGTGATGAGAGAAACCACCATCCAGCTTCCACAGATGAACGCTTCAACAATCTCAGACTG GTTCTCCAAGCGTGACAAGTCACAGGATGTGGGGGTTACAAAGCAGGGTATCAATTTCCCAGATGCACCCATGGCTGGACCTGAGAAGCTTCCTGCGGCTTTGCAGAAAGGGCCGACCCTATTTCCAGGGAGCTTGGCTGAGCCTCACCTTTTTGTCCTGCCAAGAAACACTGCTGGGGAGGCAAAACTCAAGAGGAGGTCACAACCTCCAGCCATCTCCCAGGCACCACCATCACATCAAAGACTCCCTATCATTGCACCAGCAATACCCGTCTCTCTGCCTTTCATTTTGCCCTCCCTGCAGCTTCCGACAGTTGTAGATACACCATCTTCAGTGCCTGGAACTTCACAGGTGGTGTTCTTTAACGTACCTTTACCTTCTGCTATGCCACCATCAGCTCAGACACAAACATCCAGTCAAGCTGTACCTTACTCCACTCAGCAGTACAGGAAGAGAAAACAGATGAGGGAGGACACTGGAACTGTCACACGCAAATATGTGAGGAAGACAGATGTTATTCTTTGTAGAAAGTGCAACAAAGAGAGAAAGCCACCATCACATCTTCAGTACTTTGGCAACTGGTACTGCAAAGAGACTGAGACTCAGTCATATGCTGAATGGAGGGCTGTGCTGGAGGGACGTGGTTatgggaaaaaaaaaacaggaaatgacAATCCTCCAGCTCCataa
- the LOC141361684 gene encoding uncharacterized protein has protein sequence MKRDPTGGSKDSQEHAHNKGSFREYIELFPSGKIAIAMKEEQNDAKASKHDAPTQQAAPTQHAAPTQHAAPTQHAAPTQHAAPTQHAAPTQHAAPTQHAAPTQHAATTHASTASLRSLLVGKLPDQRTLTKTIKRMVSPIKTTPSLAQARARPSATLTHPTVSIEGATGLTATLTDPTVSIEATAGPSATLTHPSVSTEIDDSTLLAEATMFEEAHVASKRVCLPAGWIHTLPEVDQRWISKALFRWAAPGRPELIYNRVDKLWWYPPPVPLKTSSAPSLENYFGHPLLLWMPRKLWQLKLTCPHPDCQKDLLTSAGLHQKIRVVIALNSVYFVASEYLACRRCKRKVISWSHDIVSQLDIGHRVQFPCILTSKLACDFQVVCLMRQRGLGNSSSQIQRKLQERHAEVWLQKTVQYLTDCKGIASAVTSSLILPVTFEPLPPMPSVPKHRWLMQVYAQDVLQRLDEIKAAITSQYGRILKMDSTKKVARKLAGPSYGTAAWATNVGNEHGQVIMSVLTASEGFGLGPMIEGLIRRYRVAGVAPPEVLYVDRDCCGNTLLRRMFEEWEQMTIRLDIWHFMRRFSVGCTTDCHPLYATFMSRLSHCIFMWDQDDLTALKMAKRAELEADWRPSSEADVLRRISRSELALHCRRTTRGTKETLKMIESLIQAFEGDAGRDTLGVPLINSARMTEIIKSQRKHVACIQDPQGVQLYMQTGTLMKGGHRLPTYRCARGSTSLESFHLHLNRFIPGK, from the exons ATGAAGAGGGACCCCACAGGAGGCAGCAAAGACTCTCAAGAACATGCCCACAACAAGGGGAGTTTCAGGGAGTATATTGAGCTCTTTCCTTCTGGCAAAATTGCCATTGCTATGAAGGAAGAGCAAAATGATGCAAAAGCTTCCAAGCACGATGCCCCTACTCAGCAAGCTGCACCCACCCAGCACGCTGCACCCACCCAGCACGCTGCACCCACCCAGCACGCTGCACCCACCCAGCACGCTGCACCCACCCAGCACGCTGCACCCACCCAGCACGCTGCACCTACCCAGCACGCTGCACCCACCCAGCACGCTGCCACCACCCATGCTTCCACTGCCTCTCTACGCTCCCTCTTGGTTGGGAAGTTGCCTGACCAAAGAACCCTGACCAAGACCATAAAAAGGATGGTTTCCCCCATCAAAACCACACCTT ctTTGGCCCAGGCACGTGCACGACCCTCTGCCACCCTCACCCATCCAACTGTGTCCATTGAGGGAGCCACAGGGCTCACAGCCACCCTCACCGACCCGACTGTGTCCATTGAAGCCACCGCAGGGCCCTCAGCCACCCTAACCCACCCCTCTGTGTCCACTGAGATAGATGACAGCACACTGCTGGCAGAGGCAACTATGTTTGAGGAGGCACATGTGGCAT cAAAACGAGTCTGTCTTCCAGCTGGATGGATACACACCCTGCCTGAAGTAGACCAAAGGTGGATATCCAAGGCCCTGTTCAGGTGGGCTGCACCAGGCCGTCCTGAGCTGATCTATAACAGGGTGGACAAACTTTGGTGGTATCCTCCACCGGTACCACTGAAGACCAGTAGTGCTCCTTCCTTGGAGAATTACTTTGGCCATCCTCTGCTGCTCTGGATGCCACGAAAGCTGTGGCAATTGAAGCTGACCTGTCCACATCCAGACTGTCAGAAAGACCTTCTGACCTCAGCTGGCCTGCATCAAAAGATCAGGGTCGTGATTGCTTTGAATAGTGTGTACTTTGTGGCATCTGAGTACCTGGCCTGCCGAAGATGTAAGAGAAAGGTCATCAGCTGGAGCCATGATATCGTCTCCCAACTCGACATTGGCCACAGAGTGCAGTTCCCCTGCATTCTAACCTCAAAACTTGCATGTGACTTTCAGGTAGTATGTTTGATGCGTCAACGAGGCCTGGGAAACAGCAGCAGCCAGATCCAGCGCAAGCTGCAGGAGCGTCATGCTGAGGTCTGGTTGCAAAAAACAGTCCAATATCTTACAGATTGCAAGGGGATTGCCAGTGCTGTCACATCAAGCCTGATACTGCCTGTGACATTTGAACCGCTTCCTCCAATGCCTTCTGTCCCTAAGCACCGGTGGCTGATGCAGGTCTATGCCCAGGATGTCCTGCAACGGCTGGATGAGATCAAGGCCGCTATAACATCACAATATGGTCGGATCTTAAAAATGGATTCCACAAAAAAAGTAGCCAGAAAACTAGCAGGACCCAGCTATGGCACCGCTGCCTGGGCAACCAATGTTGGAAATGAGCATGGACAGGTGATCATGTCCGTGCTCACAGCAAGTGAGGGTTTTGGTCTTGGGCCAATGATTGAAGGCCTCATTCGGAGATACAGAGTGGCTGGGGTAGCTCCTCCCGAGGTACTGTATGTGGACCGAGACTGCTGTGGCAACACTCTTCTGAGGAGGATGTTTGAAGAGTGGGAGCAAATGACCATCCGGTTGGATATATGGCACTTTATGCGGAGATTTTCTGTGGGTTGCACCACCGACTGTCACCCGTTATATGCCACATTTATGAGTCGCCTCAGCCACTGTATTTTCATGTGGGACCAGGACGACCTGACGGCCCTGAAGATGGCAAAGCGTGCAGAGCTAGAAGCTGACTGGAGACCATCATCTGAAGCTGATGTACTGCGCCGTATCAGCCGTAGCGAGCTAGCCCTACATTGCAGGAGAACCACTCGTGGGACCAAGGAGACCCTGAAGATGATTGAGAGCCTCATTCAGGCCTTTGAAGGAGATGCTGGTCGTGACACTCTGGGAGTCCCTTTAATAAACTCAGCCCGGATGACTGAGATCATAAAGTCCCAGCGAAAGCATGTGGCCTGCATCCAGGATCCTCAAGGTGTGCAGCTCTACATGCAGACGGGCACTTTAATGAAGGGAGGGCATCGTCTGCCAACTTACCGCTGTGCCAGAGGTTCTACTTCGCTGGAGTcttttcatctgcacctcaaCAGATTCATCCCAGGTAAGTAA
- the LOC141361642 gene encoding uncharacterized protein: protein MNASTISDWFSKRDKSQDVGVTKQGINFPDAPMAGPEKLPAALQKGPTLFPGSLAEPHLFVLPRNTAGEAKLKRRSQPPAISQAPPSHQRLPIIAPAIPVSLPFILPSLQLPTVVDTPSSVPGTSQVVFFNVPLPSAMPPSAQTQTSSQAVPYSTQQYRKRKQMREDTGTVTRKYVRKTDVILCRKCNKERKPPSHLQYFGNWYCKETETQSYAEWRAVLEGRGYGKKKTGNDNPPAP from the exons ATGAACGCTTCAACAATCTCAGACTG GTTCTCCAAGCGTGACAAGTCACAGGATGTGGGGGTTACAAAGCAGGGTATCAATTTCCCAGATGCACCCATGGCTGGACCTGAGAAGCTTCCTGCGGCTTTGCAGAAAGGGCCGACCCTATTTCCAGGGAGCTTGGCTGAGCCTCACCTTTTTGTCCTGCCAAGAAACACTGCTGGGGAGGCAAAACTCAAGAGGAGGTCACAACCTCCAGCCATCTCCCAGGCACCACCATCACATCAAAGACTCCCTATCATTGCACCAGCAATACCCGTCTCTCTGCCTTTCATTTTGCCCTCCCTGCAGCTTCCGACAGTTGTAGATACACCATCTTCAGTGCCTGGAACTTCACAGGTGGTGTTCTTTAACGTACCTTTACCTTCTGCTATGCCACCATCAGCTCAGACACAAACATCCAGTCAAGCTGTACCTTACTCCACTCAGCAGTACAGGAAGAGAAAACAGATGAGGGAGGACACTGGAACTGTCACACGCAAATATGTGAGGAAGACAGATGTTATTCTTTGTAGAAAGTGCAACAAAGAGAGAAAGCCACCATCACATCTTCAGTACTTTGGCAACTGGTACTGCAAAGAGACTGAGACTCAGTCATATGCTGAATGGAGGGCTGTGCTGGAGGGACGTGGTTatgggaaaaaaaaaacaggaaatgacAATCCTCCAGCTCCataa
- the LOC141361685 gene encoding uncharacterized protein, whose translation MKRDPTGGSKDSQEHAHNKGSFREYIELFPSGKIAIAMKEEQNDAKASKHDAPTQQAAPTQHAAPTQHAAPTQHAAPTQHAAPTQHAAPTQHAAPTQHAAPTQHAATTHASTASLRSLLVGKLPDQRTLTKTIKRMVSPIKTTPSLAQARARPSATLTHPTVSIEGATGLTATLTDPTVSIEATAGPSATLTHPSVSTEIDDSTLLAEATMFEEAHVASKRVCLPAGWIHTLPEVDQRWISKALFRWAAPGRPELIYNRVDKLWWYPPPVPLKTSSAPSLENYFGHPLLLWMPRKLWQLKLTCPHPDCQKDLLTSAGLHQKIRVVIALNSVYFVASEYLACRRCKRKVISWSHDIVSQLDIGHRVQFPCILTSKLACDFQVVCLMRQRGLGNSSSQIQRKLQERHAEVWLQKTVQYLTDCKGIASAVTSSLILPVTFEPLPPMPSVPKHRWLMQVYAQDVLQRLDEIKAAITSQYGRILKMDSTKKVARKLAGPSYGTAAWATNVGNEHGQVIMSVLTASEGFGLGPMIEGLIRRYRVAGVAPPEVLYVDRDCCGNTLLRRMFEEWEQMTIRLDIWHFMRRFSVGCTTDCHPLYATFMSRLSHCIFMWDQDDLTALKMAKRAELEADWRPSSEADVLRRISRSELALHCRRTTRGTKETLKMIESLIQAFEGDAGRDTLGVSPFNKLSPDD comes from the exons ATGAAGAGGGACCCCACAGGAGGCAGCAAAGACTCTCAAGAACATGCCCACAACAAGGGGAGTTTCAGGGAGTATATTGAGCTCTTTCCTTCTGGCAAAATTGCCATTGCTATGAAGGAAGAGCAAAATGATGCAAAAGCTTCCAAGCACGATGCCCCTACTCAGCAAGCTGCACCCACCCAGCACGCTGCACCCACCCAGCACGCTGCACCCACCCAGCACGCTGCACCCACCCAGCACGCTGCACCTACCCAGCACGCTGCACCCACCCAGCACGCTGCACCTACCCAGCACGCTGCACCCACCCAGCACGCTGCCACCACCCATGCTTCCACTGCCTCTCTACGCTCCCTCTTGGTTGGGAAGTTGCCTGACCAAAGAACCCTGACCAAGACCATAAAAAGGATGGTTTCCCCCATCAAAACCACACCTT ctTTGGCCCAGGCACGTGCACGACCCTCTGCCACCCTCACCCATCCAACTGTGTCCATTGAGGGAGCCACAGGGCTCACAGCCACCCTCACCGACCCGACTGTGTCCATTGAAGCCACCGCAGGGCCCTCAGCCACCCTAACCCACCCCTCTGTGTCCACTGAGATAGATGACAGCACACTGCTGGCAGAGGCAACTATGTTTGAGGAGGCACATGTGGCAT cAAAACGAGTCTGTCTTCCAGCTGGATGGATACACACCCTGCCTGAAGTAGACCAAAGGTGGATATCCAAGGCCCTGTTCAGGTGGGCTGCACCAGGCCGTCCTGAGCTGATCTATAACAGGGTGGACAAACTTTGGTGGTATCCTCCACCGGTACCACTGAAGACCAGTAGTGCTCCTTCCTTGGAGAATTACTTTGGCCATCCTCTGCTGCTCTGGATGCCACGAAAGCTGTGGCAATTGAAGCTGACCTGTCCACATCCAGACTGTCAGAAAGACCTTCTGACCTCAGCTGGCCTGCATCAAAAGATCAGGGTCGTGATTGCTTTGAATAGTGTGTACTTTGTGGCATCTGAGTACCTGGCCTGCCGAAGATGTAAGAGAAAGGTCATCAGCTGGAGCCATGATATCGTCTCCCAACTCGACATTGGCCACAGAGTGCAGTTCCCCTGCATTCTAACCTCAAAACTTGCATGTGACTTTCAGGTAGTATGTTTGATGCGTCAACGAGGCCTGGGAAACAGCAGCAGCCAGATCCAGCGCAAGCTGCAGGAGCGTCATGCTGAGGTCTGGTTGCAAAAAACAGTGCAATATCTTACAGATTGCAAGGGGATTGCCAGTGCTGTCACATCAAGCCTGATACTGCCTGTGACATTTGAACCGCTTCCTCCAATGCCTTCTGTCCCTAAGCACCGGTGGCTGATGCAGGTCTATGCCCAGGATGTCCTGCAACGGCTGGATGAGATCAAGGCCGCTATAACATCACAATATGGTCGGATCTTAAAAATGGATTCCACAAAAAAAGTAGCCAGAAAACTAGCAGGACCCAGCTATGGCACCGCTGCCTGGGCAACCAATGTTGGAAATGAGCATGGACAGGTGATCATGTCCGTGCTCACAGCAAGTGAGGGTTTTGGTCTTGGGCCAATGATTGAAGGCCTCATTAGGAGATACAGAGTGGCTGGGGTAGCTCCTCCCGAGGTACTGTATGTGGACCGAGACTGCTGTGGCAACACTCTTCTGAGGAGGATGTTTGAAGAGTGGGAGCAAATGACCATCCGGTTGGATATATGGCACTTTATGCGGAGATTTTCTGTGGGTTGCACCACCGACTGTCACCCGTTATATGCCACATTTATGAGTCGCCTCAGCCACTGTATTTTCATGTGGGACCAGGACGACCTGACGGCCCTGAAGATGGCAAAGCGTGCAGAGCTAGAAGCTGACTGGAGACCATCATCTGAAGCTGATGTACTGCGCCGTATCAGCCGTAGCGAGCTAGCCCTACATTGCAGGAGAACCACTCGTGGGACCAAGGAGACCCTGAAGATGATTGAGAGCCTCATTCAGGCCTTTGAAGGAGATGCTGGTCGTGACACTCTGGGAGTGTCTCCCTTTAATAAACTCAGCCCGGATGACTGA
- the LOC141361639 gene encoding uncharacterized protein produces MGEFDKKKTTYSPRHQTNLKQGRFRASKKNVAPGVESTRRCFIGPHSPAQRPDCNRVVEGIFIRLCALYQNAVRVNGERVTRFTMIARVYRHIRECVLTNDRVMRETTIQLPQMNASTISDWFSKRDKSQDVGVTKQGINFPDAPMAGPEKLPAALQKGPTLFPGSLAEPHLFVLPRNTAGEAKLKRRSQPPAISQAPPSHQRLPIIAPAIPVSLPFILPSLQLPTVVDTPSSVPGTSQVVFFNVPLPSAMPPSAQTQTSSQAVPYSTQQYRKRKQMREDTGTVTRKYVRKTDVILCRKCNKERKPPSHLQYFGNWYCKETETQSYAEWRAVLEGRGYGKKKTGNDNPPAP; encoded by the exons ATGGGGGAGTTTGATAAGAAAAAGACCACTTACTCGCCACGTCACCAAACCAACCTAAAACAGGGACGATTCAGGGCCAGTAAGAAGAATGTGGCACCAGGTGTGGAGAGCACCAGAAG GTGTTTCATTGGGCCTCATAGTCCTGCACAGAGGCCTGACTGCAACAGAGTGGTGGAGGGCATCTTCATAAGGCTCTGTGCTCTCTACCAAAACGCGGTGCGTGTTAATGGAGAGAGGGTCACCCGCTTCACAATGATTGCACGGGTCTACAGACATATCCGAGAGTGCGTCCTCACCAATGATAGGGTGATGAGAGAAACCACCATCCAGCTTCCACAGATGAACGCTTCAACAATCTCAGACTG GTTCTCCAAGCGTGACAAGTCACAGGATGTGGGGGTTACAAAGCAGGGTATCAATTTCCCAGATGCACCCATGGCTGGACCTGAGAAGCTTCCTGCGGCTTTGCAGAAAGGGCCGACCCTATTTCCAGGGAGCTTGGCTGAGCCTCACCTTTTTGTCCTGCCAAGAAACACTGCTGGGGAGGCAAAACTCAAGAGGAGGTCACAACCTCCAGCCATCTCCCAGGCACCACCATCACATCAAAGACTCCCTATCATTGCACCAGCAATACCCGTCTCTCTGCCTTTCATTTTGCCCTCCCTGCAGCTTCCGACAGTTGTAGATACACCATCTTCAGTGCCTGGAACTTCACAGGTGGTGTTCTTTAACGTACCTTTACCTTCTGCTATGCCACCATCAGCTCAGACACAAACATCCAGTCAAGCTGTACCTTACTCCACTCAGCAGTACAGGAAGAGAAAACAGATGAGGGAGGACACTGGAACTGTCACACGCAAATATGTGAGGAAGACAGATGTTATTCTTTGTAGAAAGTGCAACAAAGAGAGAAAGCCACCATCACATCTTCAGTACTTTGGCAACTGGTACTGCAAAGAGACTGAGACTCAGTCATATGCTGAATGGAGGGCTGTGCTGGAGGGACGTGGTTatgggaaaaaaaaaacaggaaatgacAATCCTCCAGCTCCataa